CAATCCATTCTGAAACATTGGTAACATAGTCTCCGATTCGTTCTAAATGCTGAGCCACTAGCAGCAAATGGGAAGTATCTTCTAACAGTTCTGGTTCCACGTGCATAAAAGCAATACATTTTTGATAGACAACTTGATGCAGATGATCCACTTCATTATCGCGTGCTGCGATTTCACGAGCAAAGTCCACATTTTCAGCTAAATAAGCATCAAGGACATCATGGAGCATGTTTTTAACAATTTCACCCATCTGGACAATTTCTGAAACTTGCTGTAAAACTTTACTACTCTCTAAAATATTGGTTGTTTTAGCAATACTTACAGCATGATCTCCAATTCTTTCTAAATCAGAACTCGCCTTCATAACGGTAACAATTTTACGCAAATCGGCTCCTACTGGCTGTTGTAAAGCAATTAATTCAAATGAGTGCTGTTCAAGCGTCAATTCCATATTATTAATGATTTTATCTCCAGCAATAACTTGTTCTGCTAACCCTTTATCGCGTGTACTTAGCGATTTTACTGCCTTCACAATCGCTTCGTTCACCAGAACACCCATCTCAAGTAATTGCTGGTGTAAATCATTCAATTGTTTTGTAAAAATTGTTCTTACAACCATTATTCCTCTTCCTCCTTTAACCAAAACGTCCTGAAATATAATCCTCTGTTTGTTTTTTTGCCGGATTTGTGAAAATTGTTGCCGTATCGCTAAATTCGACCACTTTACCATTTAAGAAAAATGCTGTTTTATCAGCAATCCGGGCTGCTTGTTGCATATTATGTGTTACGATCACAATCGTATAGTCCTCTTTTAGTCTCAAAATTAGCTCTTCAATTTTTGCTGTTGAAATCGGATCAAGTGCTGAGGTTGGTTCATCCATTAAAATAACATCAGGCTTCACTGCTAACACGCGCGCAATAGAGAGTCTCTGTTGCTGTCCACCAGACATTCCGGTTGCCAGAAGGTCTAAGCGATCTTTTACTTCATCCCATAACACAGCTTGTTTCAAACTATTTTCAACGATTTCATCTAGCTGTTTTTTATCTGAAATGCCATGTATGCGCGGCCCATATGCTACATTATCGTAAATCGAAAAAGGAAAAGAATTCGCTTGTTGAAAAACCATCCCTACTTTTTTACGCAAATTAGCGATGTCTGTTTTTAGCTGAGTGATTTCTTCTCCTGCAATTCGAAAGCTTCCCGTCATTTTCACACCAGGAATCAAGTCATTCATGCGGTTTAATATTCGTAAAAAGGTTGATTTCCCACAACCAGAAGGACCAATTAAAGCAGTCACTTGATTCTTAGTAATTTGTACTGAAATATCTTGTAAAGCTTGCTTGTCTCCATAAAAAAAGTTAACCTCATTGGTTTCAATCATTAACGGTTCTGTGGTTGTCTTCATTATCAAATCCTCTTTTCTTTAACCAAAATTACCAGAAATATAATCTTCCGTTCGTTTTTCTTTAGGTGCTGTAAACAGCTCTTTTGTTCGCGCAAATTCTATCACTTCGCCTAAATAGAAAAATGCCGTATAATCCGAAATCCGGGCTGCTTGTTGCATATTATGCGTCACGATCACAATCGTATATTTCTTTTTTAATTCATTAATTAAATCCTCAATTTTGCTTG
This DNA window, taken from Listeria sp. PSOL-1, encodes the following:
- the phoU gene encoding phosphate signaling complex protein PhoU, whose product is MVVRTIFTKQLNDLHQQLLEMGVLVNEAIVKAVKSLSTRDKGLAEQVIAGDKIINNMELTLEQHSFELIALQQPVGADLRKIVTVMKASSDLERIGDHAVSIAKTTNILESSKVLQQVSEIVQMGEIVKNMLHDVLDAYLAENVDFAREIAARDNEVDHLHQVVYQKCIAFMHVEPELLEDTSHLLLVAQHLERIGDYVTNVSEWIVYLKSGEIEELNQ
- the pstB gene encoding phosphate ABC transporter ATP-binding protein PstB — its product is MKTTTEPLMIETNEVNFFYGDKQALQDISVQITKNQVTALIGPSGCGKSTFLRILNRMNDLIPGVKMTGSFRIAGEEITQLKTDIANLRKKVGMVFQQANSFPFSIYDNVAYGPRIHGISDKKQLDEIVENSLKQAVLWDEVKDRLDLLATGMSGGQQQRLSIARVLAVKPDVILMDEPTSALDPISTAKIEELILRLKEDYTIVIVTHNMQQAARIADKTAFFLNGKVVEFSDTATIFTNPAKKQTEDYISGRFG